ATCGGAGCGGCTTCAGGAATGTTGCCTCTTGTTCCAAATTGCATAATAGACCACAGAGGATGGGCCTGTTTGGTCGTCCTTCCTGGATTCATTGGAAGCTTCTGTGTCTCTCCTCTCAAACACACAATCCAGAGCTGCCTGCAACAGGCCTTTCACTGTGACTGTCTCCCCTATAAATGAAAGATAATAAACCATGTGATTCAGTTACTCCTCTCAGATTACAGAAAAGGGGCTTGTATGTGATGTacttaaatgtctttttcattGTGAGTTAGTAAGACAATGAATTCCTCCTGggagtatttatatatatatatatttttttatcactgAGTGCGTCTTTtacaaatcaatcaaattaaaggtgcagtgtgtagaatttagtggcatctcgCGGAAAGTTACAGAAGGAGAACAATTACTTACTGGGTTTTCTTGAGTTTAAACTGGTTCAGGGCTTCACatggcattattattattattatggatgGTAGACCCTTTTCAGTGGACTGTGATACTGTGCTGGTAACACTTGCTCTGAGGAATGAGAGTTCTTGCAGTTATTTGGTCCCTGCTGGATTTTGAAATTGATCTGAAATTACAGATAAGAAATGTATCATTTCAGCTCCATGTATCTGTGAATATGTGAGAACTCAGAGGGTTATTCTGAGAGGTGGTGCAGTATTATAGTGTTTCTCTGTCATCCTTTGATTGTGATCAAGCCAGAGAAGAAACTCGAACTTTGCACTAAATCCTTACAGTTCTATGTTGACATACGAGTGATGAAGCCTTCTAGCAGCTataatatcttttaaaaaagtacttattttaacccaaatcttGATCTCTCCCTAAACTTAACAAAGTGTAAGCTGAGCAAAACTTGACCACAGTGTTCTTTCAGCATTGATTAGTAACGGTTGTGATAATGGAGGCGTCTGAAtgttacagtttcatttttgaGGACTTACATGGAAACACCTTTACATGCTTAAGCTTGTATGAAAAATGGACCCAACCATCATAACAAAACTACTTTCAGTTATTAGATATCAGCGTCCCACAAGCTGTTCAAACTCACAGAGAACCTGGTTTCAAAACATTCATACCCGTCTTCATCTGAGCTTGAGAGACAGTCCAGACCTTTGACCTTACAGAGGTTCCTATACCTTTATGCTCTGCTGTTAATCAAGCATTTGATCCGACTTTACGCCCTCTGTAGATTTTCAGTGCTCTGACAGGAAGTTGGCTTTATGTAGGGGGGAAGGAAATAAGTCCAAATCAAATTTTGGCTTGTATTGAGTGGGTTGCTGACATGGTGATCGGTTTAATCCTCTCTGACAGCCGTACTGCTTCTGCTGTCCCTCAGGCGAGAGCAAAATAAAAGGTGAGGAAGGCAACTGCATTCCACAACCGGGTTTCTAACAgcaagcagcagaaaatatgaagcttctgcatgttgaacaaaacagaaagacagaaagttgTAGTTCTAGTCAAGTCATGTCGAACCAAGTGGCTCTGAGTGTTATCTATGCATTCCTGTTCTTATTTAttacacccccgttgttttcacaggtaatttgttagtcgGTCCCTCCCaccacaggaaataatggattactcctggaaagctgttgatgtagcacttttctccttatgaaaataacacggagattattccAATGAGAGTTTAGTCGGACGACTAATggaccagtcgaccagcagactacaggttaaacccattaaaacaaaatgtacttattggaaaaaactgaacatccgacacTTTATTGGGGTTTTtatacaaccaaatgctgaactttcatgaactgaaaacacactgaaatagtgatTGCTACGTCTACACCTATACTCtatgaatctggggttacgccatggttacgttacctaaccgACACTGTCACCGTGGTAGCAACTTACCTGTGACGGCgcccacctgtcactcaaagcagtcCATTCAGGTGAATTCACCCTCTGTACAGTTGTCATTaaagctacagagaccaaacccgttgtttgtaccaggctgtaaatgtgtttatttctgctgtaaagttgtaaacttggacattttaacatgacGGGTCTTTGTGGATTGACTCACTTCTGGAGCCTCAGATACCCGTttaaggaactgcagttttccATGTTGGCTTCATtcttcagccctggaggttgctgtTTGCTTTGTACTCTATCAGCCTTCAGTTAGACTTCTCTTTGAACTTTTTGTAGAGTGGACAGTAGAGCtgttttccacacacacaaaggaaggAGTGAATCATCAAAGGGAGGAAAGATTATTAAGTTAAGTGCTGTGGAACACACAGAATGGCGGTGTTTTCAGGCTCTGGTAGTTCTAGGTTTGGATTCGTGTGTGGTGGCCTCACTTTTAGAGTGTTGTAATCATGGTTTGACAGAGTGTTGATAGGGGGTTTTTGATTTTACaccaagatggaacaaaaagatgaaaaataaaggttgtgaTGAatgattgtgtttattttgtaggCCTGGGATGATTCGATACTATCACAATACTTGGATGCAGAATCAATTCTCAATTCAAACCTGATTCTtcattgaatgaatagaaaagggggcGTTACTTTCAGTCTctgctccagtatactgtgtgccaaaccattaaCTGCTGTCTGTAGTCCACTGGAATACAAGATGAAACtataactggcagataagataaacGGTCCACAGCCTtagttaactgcattaattaatgaattcatCAATTTGAACGCATCGGTTCACCGTGAACCCTCCGTTTGTGCATCCACTCTTACAGCTTCTTAGATCAGAAAGCATAAAGTCATCCGGGTCGTACTTCTGTAAAGGTGAGACTGGTTTTGTTGAGGTATTACAGGTTTAAGGCATGTTCCAAATGCAGACGCTGGACAAGCAGGTAAGGTGTAACAAGAAAGTCTTGTTACTGGTAGAAATGGAGAGATGGTGGTTGGCTGGTGTTCAGGCTGAGGTGAGGGGGAGGAATCCTGAAGGAATCCTGAGGGTGGTTGTTAGAGGGAATCTGGACGTGTGAGCTTGGCAGGTTGGAGGCGGGCAAGCAGGCACATAATCCTGGAGACAGCAAGACAGGCTGGCAGGCAGACGGGCAAACAAACAATCAGACAGCAGGGCAAGTAGGCAGATCGACTGGTGTCAGAGCTGGAAGCGTGGCGCACGGACAAGCCTAGAACGGTACAAGGATCTTGCAGGGGCTGGTTGTCTGTGCAGAGTTCTTGTAGAGGAGTGGTGATGACTTCATGACAGGCGTCAGGGGGGGAATGATCAGACAGGGAggctgaaaataagaaaaacacacttccAACAGGCAAGCAGATGTCATGGAAGAGGGGTCGTGACAGAAGGACCCTTAAAATGAACGCTATTGAGGTTGTTGTGTTATTAAAAATGGATTTGATAGGCTTTTAGCTGAATCTTCATATCAAAAAGCCAGTTATTGGCAGCGTGCACACATCTGGGAATTGAGATGTGAGCAAGATTCAAAGATTCATTTTCAAGCTCAATGTGTTTTATACAAAGATCAAAAAAACCACTTCAGCATTCCCTTAAAAATGTTTGGCTTTCTCTTTGCCAAAGCTTTTTATCTCAAGAAAGTATTTGCTTTATTCTAAGAAATATTTTGCTCACCAGCAGCAACAATAAGACTCCTGATATAGTACAAGTATCAAAGGAAACTGCACTAATCGTATATCAAAATACTCCTCATCATGTATAGTTTATCCTAAGACTGACTATCATTTCATCTTTAGCTGTGAAAGGTGTAAAAAAATACTTCTCTGTAAtacaaaaaaagtcacaaaaaaccCCCATAAATGAACAAAGAGCTGAAATTAGGAACCGCTTCAGGTTGAGTCGTTTCTCAATTGTTTCACACAGGATGTGGCTGCATGAGGCAGATTGATTATAAACGTCTGCTCCCTACACCTCAGTGAAAATGATACAGAATAAGACTTCTCTGTATGGTACTgttcacatctctctctctctcccccccccctctctttcgTCTGTTTTAATCCTCATTCATGTCTGAGCTGTACTTGTATCGGCGTCTCGCCGCTTGACTTCAAgaatgtgtttctcttttttttttctgtttgtctccagCCGGTTACAACATTTGAAGTGCAggaatatgaaaacattttctttaggTTTGAGTTTTCTAAAAGCTGTAGCTTTCAGTCTGTCTGGTAATTCATGTCCAAAATCTCATTTGCAACCTTTTACTATTCAACGGTTTTAAAGCAATCCCCACCGGCACTCCAGTAAATCCCTTTACTTATTTTCCTGCTAGAATTCTCCCTAGTCTTAtcttctgcccccccccccccgtcttCTGCTCTTCTTTGTTCAGGTAAAATGAGCTCATCCAAAGTGGGGGAGGGCATGAATAATTATTTGCGACCTATATTTTAGGTGGAACTTTTGTGAGTTCatatgatgtgtaaaatcactctaaaagtctttgtgttttcagacaCAATACAGAAGAATAGAAGTGTTTCACGCCTGAATTAGTTCAactcccctttaaaaaaaactgagagagTTTCTGTTACCACTTCTGTCTGAAGATGAATATGTGCTCAATATGTGTGTCAACATATTTCACCAGGCAatgtcagtcttttttttcttttaaaaaaaaaatgacgttttttttttggtgttatttttgtttgctaATTTTTTAACGTTGAATTCCTCGTGCACTGTCGTCCTTTTCACTAACTCCACTGTTAGACAGCTGGCTGCTTCTGATTCAATTTCCAATTTATCTTATTGGTTCTGGGTCTTATTTAATCCTGGCTCCAGTTCTTGGCGTATAATtagagtaagaaaaaaaacatccgaaataaaaaaacatttttattttcagcagttTTTAGGTAGACATAAGTCTTTTTGTCAGAAATGATTAGATATTGTTATAGCAGTGTGGCTCTAGTCTGTTGGTCAGCTGATCCACCACTTGGGTCCAGACCGAAGTATGATGGAGACCCAGAGCCCCGCAGCGTGGTGGAAGTCATATCCAGTTCTGGCTGTGACTTAAACACGTGTTTCAGGCTCAGACAAAGGACCTTCCTGCTCGATCAACCTGGTTTCTTTGATTTTGGGTGTCATGTCTTCAAAGACCTATACTCAGCTCATTAAAGCTCCCTCACAAGAAACAGACCGGATGAGTCACCATGTCTagcaatttgtgtgtgtgtgtgtgctcacctCTTTATTTCCTGTATTGTCCATATATAAGTTGGCTGCGTGGGTGAAGTGTTGCTTGTATGTGCAATGTACCAATTTTGTTTGTGGAGTGCCCTCATGCTATAGATGAGATGAagatggagacacacacacacacacacacacacacacacacacacacacacacacgctaacacatacagcacacataATTGTAAAACAAAGCCACTCCTTCTTGCAGGATCAGTGTCATAAATACTATTTTTCTGTCTGAGAGTTATTTTTCAGAGGGACACAGACTCTGATATTCATTTGACACAAAGAAAGTGCCAAGCAGAGCTGAACAGCAGCAGATGTAAACATGCTGGCAGGAACAGATATGATCATAAAAATAACTACAGGCACATAaagacacacccacacacatgttAGTCAGTGCTGCAGTTGACTGGAGGCTATAAACGCAGTAATTGATACACAGGAAGCAACGACCAGAAGAAAAAATTCACACAATTCTGATATTATTAAGATTTTATGAATATCATAAATTTAGACAAGGGTAAAAACTCATATGCATCTACATATTTCAGACGTTCTGTATTCTTTCATGGTGGagcatctttttaaaaatgctttggCACAGGGCAAAAAACAGAAACTGGGGCAGATGTTGCATACAGTATGCATattatttttcacaagaagGGAGAACATGAGTGTGACTACGAGCTTGAggcttttcactgtttttgaaACAAATGGATGCACAAGTTAGCATTGATTAGATATGACATAGATTGGGTGCATTGCTTGTACAGGACAGTACAATCCTGAAAATAGAAGTAGTCATACTTTTTAGAGGCTCTTCCCTCCCTGAATGTTCAGTCATAGTTAGTTTGAGTTTTGGTAGCCACCAGATACAGGCTACCAGCAGTGGTTTTTGTATTCTCCAGTGGTTTCCAGTGCTCACTACAACTTAAATCCTTTATTTCACCATGAACCTGCAAAAAGGACGCTGAAGAAAGCTGCTGTCAGTTTATATGTTTCCAACAAGATCCACTAAAAGtcagatacagaaaaaaagaatctgTAGCTGTTCATAATGCATAATGCATCACAtctctgcacttgatggactgaaagaaaaaaaaagagaaaagaaatctACTTCTATACATCCTATGCCTGCCTGCCCTTCGTCCTGTCAAAGTCTCCTGATTACATCCCTGTTTGTATCgcatcagctctcagatgtattttgctttggataaaagcgtctgctaaaggaaatgaaaaaaatcatttgcaTTACTGCTGGTGGCAGATCCAGATCACTCACCTTGTGTAAGAGACTTCCTGCCAAGTCTGAAAGCACTCATTTGAATCATCATGGGTTGTAAATGAGCATGTCTGGGAGAGTCGGTGTAGATCTGATTTCTGCAAATATCATACATTTCAAGACTATACTCTGATGTTTCTGTCTGATTATATTGTATAAAGCTGACAGTAATAATGgcaatttgtgctttttttgtacTTGTAGAAAATTTGTGTTAGAAATCCTAAAGATATGAAGTTGCCTTTGTTTCCTGAGGGGTCAGTCTCGGTGCATCAGTCTCAGATCTgccatcattcatttcaagtgtgaaaacagtcttttaTTTAATTCCCACccacaacagaaaatattcagtgtCTGATAAACAGGTATTATCTACCTGGGTGTTGTCTGTGATAGCCACACACATAGCCAGTCCAGACTGTCTGCCTCACTTTGCCCCAGCGATGATTCAAACCCCAGCAGGGGGGCCGAGGACTGGTGTCGGCTGGTTTTAAATTGTGGGGTTAGAATAGTATAATTAAGCCTGTCTGTTGTATAAATATTAAGACTGACTTAATTTGAGGTAGGAAAGTTAGCCGTCTCTCCTCCTGGCTGAGCCTGAGGCAAGGTGACTCGCTCGCATTAATCTCAACCATGAGATCAGTTGTTTTTCTCAGCTTTTTTGGGGCgggggggcgggagggggggggtccttctccagttttcttttttggattCTTGTACCATATTCTTAAAACGTTTCTGAACATCTTTGATGGTTCTAACAACCATTGGATTTATGCAGTTTACCTTTTGATTTACATGTTGCTTCAGTATTGTATTCCTCTAGCAGATACAGGTTTTCAGTAGGTCTGCGGCGAAGTGTCGCTGTTGCATCGgccattttttctcttctgtgaAGTGTCTTATTTCACCCATAATGCATTGTGCGACAGGCTATCTGACTCTTACGTTAGTCACTCATAGGGAGGTTTTATGCAACAGGTTTTAAGGAGTGGaatctctctctgcagtctttCAGCGGTCCTGCAGTTTTACAGTTCGGTCAGTCCTTGATAACATCACCGGACCTCTTATGTGGATAAAAATGAACATCCTGTTTGCTCCGTTATCTTGTCCATTTATTCCTTTTCTCTTAATTTCAGTGCGTCTGtcttattttctgtcatctctgcAGATTATGACTGAGACTTCTGACCCAAACTGGTACAAAGCAGAGCTGAACGGGAGGGAAGGCCTTATTCCCAGGAACTATGTCACAGTGAAACCACACAAGTAAGTCATGATCGAAAGACAGAATAAACATTTCACAGTAGATTCTATTCAACTGaccattgttttcattattgcaACAGTTCAGAATCCAAAGATATATCACTGTAAGacatttacaatgatataaaacagaaaagcagctgactggaagcagcaaatatttagtatttttacttGACCTATGACTCAAAAGATGAGTAAGCTCTCTTATCAAACCTTTTATCAAGTCAGTTGAGTCAAAGACGGTTTGTGAATAAAATGACGCATCACTCTGTTACACCACcctgagtttgtttttgtctcacagtGGTAACTCATCTCTGGAGAAATGATGGAACTTTAACTCACAGTTAAACTTTGATTCATGTCGGTGTTTTTTTTATCGTATTAACTTCATGGTTGTGAATCAAGACCTTCAGTAGTTGTAGAAAGTAGCTGCTGGACaattaaatgtgtcaaataCATATAATTAACAATTCATAAATTATCAAGGTCACTTTAATTTAAGAAGAAACACAATAATTAAGATGAACAGACACTGGcctaagattaaaaaaagacacacatctCACTTTACATGTTATCTGAGCGCCTCACTGTCCTTCATGACTTGTCTGTTAATAAGTTTAACTGATAAGGGAGTGAAGAGTGTGGGTGTTCCCATAATCCTCCCTGCTGTTTTAACTAAATATTTGAGCCTACTGTTGGGTTCCCAAACCAGCTGGTAATaccacataataataatactataacATAAATGGACTCTATGGTAGCTCTATAGAAGATGGGCAGAACATTCCTGCAAACACCAAAAACTATAAGTCTATGAAGGAAACGAAGCTGCCGATGGATAAACTCACCGTCAACATGGACGCCTGAATATTTATAATCAGTGACCTGTTTGATGTCATGTCTGAGTACGGCAACAGAGCTATGATTTCCAATTAATCAAGGATCTAAAATTGTTTTTCTCGTACATTAATGTGCAGATAATGCTCATCACACCAGTCTACAAACCTGTCCACTTCAGCTGTGTCGCTGCTAATTGCTTGTGAGAATAACAGTGTCGCCTggaaatttcacaaaaaaattgATTATATGCTCGATTATGCTGCTCATGTCACAGATTATGAACATTAATTAGGCTGCCACCAAAAACCGTAATGTTTCTCCCTTTCCAGCCTACAGGAGATGATTAGATTATATTAGCCTTTAGTTATTAGAAAGTGTTGAAAGGTAAAACTAATTAGATTCTGGAAGTCATTTGAGAGCATTTTGATTCAATAAGTGGATATAAAATGCTATCTAACCATCCCTATTTATTATCCATTTAAAGGTTATCTGTGAAGCAACATTGCTCCATAATTTCACAATTATACACACTTAGTCCTGAAGGAACTTCCCCTTAAAATCTTATACTGGTGACCAGTGATCAGCTGGCACAGTGGAGTGATTTAAGATTATCACCATAGTTTAGTTAATGGAGTATCACTTTATTCACTTCACAGACCTGACGAGGTTATGACCCTCTAGCCTGCCTACGCTCTGTTGTGTAAAAGTAAGGGAGGATTTGGTGCAACAGTGTGGTCTGAAGATCTGAGGGAGCCCAATGAAGCAGATCTGTTGTTTAGCCTGGATGTGTGTCAGCCCCTCGTGGTGTCTTTGGTTTTGGCTCCACACCATCCGTCTATCTGTGTAGAAGGTTCCCTTGTGGTGCCCGGACGTTTTCTGCTGACTCAGCTGCTTCTCGCTGTTCCCTTTGGCCATATGTAGCCTTCTGTAAATAATCCAGGGAACTTACTtgaactttaaaatattttatgaagCTCACACTTTTTTGTATACCATAGTttcagagagtgagagagtagTGTTGGTGTGTGGTTTTCCTGACTGTGGGCAGGCTTTTCTGATCGCTTGCATGTCTAAACCAATACAGCTTTCACAGTATTTTATGACACATGAATTAATcccaaggttttttttttgaaatgcaGCAGTTGTGCAGAATCTGCACAAAGGACAGACAAGGAAACTGAATAATAAATCATGATGTAAAGATCGGGTTTGAGGTAGAACACTAAATATGATTTCAATATCTCTAGATGTAACTCAACAGCACAAACTCAGGGCTTTCTTATTTAGAGTAAAATCAATATTATAGCAGTCatgtttagtgctaataagCAAATATTAGTATGGTGACACACTAAAGCAGAAGCTGCTTCtgtagcatggctgtagactcttgtctTGTTAGGATTTTGGGGTTGGCAGACTATCAAAACCACATTGGCTGCGAGTCTCACACATAATTACTTTGACATCCAATCCTAAATCCAATCATGTAGCGAACCAGAAACATGAAATGAAGCACAGACGTGGCTACAAAAACCCATCATCTCACCAAACAAACCTCACATAGTGCAAATAATAGAAGCCAGGTATAAACCCTAATATCTGCTCATAttatgagtgtgtatgagtcCGGATGAGGCTTGGGTGGTATCTATTCTTTCATATCTTCCTGACATTTTACCGGGGTTTACAGGATATGATGATGATAGAAGTCATTGTAGCGTGTATGACATTGTCGAGCGTACAATgctgtgtgtctgatatgtaaTTAGCCTACTTAGACAAGTCTTACTCATGGCCCATAGAATAATGAATAGATAGGAAATAAACACTCTTATTCCATAGATTCTTGCTGAAGGACACTTGTCGCCACAGCGGACACCGGTGGGCAGAGTGGAGATGATGTATGGGTGGTGGCAGTTGAATATAATCATGTGGCTAATAAACTGCTTTTGTAGTTGGATGAAGTCATCTCAAGATAAAGTTATAATAGTTTCATGATTCCATACCACCTTGCAGTCACCATCTTTCCCAGCTTAGCTGCATGTTCCTCCAGTAGAAAGTGACCTCTGGTGGTGAGTGCTGTGCACTACAATACATCACCTCAGTACAGCATCTCTGTATCAGTTTCATAGAAAGAAAATCATACCTAAATACCCTGGTATACCATAACACCTCGATACTGCCCGAGCCTAGTCTGGACCTGTCTTTTTCATCACATGGCATTACAGATGAAAGGAAGCAATATTGATGTATTTACTGTTATTAACCTGAATGTATTTTGGTCTCTTGTCCATCATGTGTTGAAGTGGAACGCCACAGCTCATACTGCCGACTTTGGTGTTGACATTTTTGAGTTTATGAGTTTTATGACAACGGCTTCCCAAACATACCGTATGTTTAGTTTGTCTAAAATGTGTGCTGTTAGTACAGGAGTAGCAGGTTCTTCAGGTCCTCTGAAGGACACATCTGCATGGTCTcttgtctgtgtttctgcatAAACAAGTTGTGAATCATTAAACAAAGAATGTAAGGAAACTGTTGTATGAGTCAGGTATTGTCAACCTATATATTTGCTATTAAGACAGTCCTGACTCTTCAGAGTTATTGAGTAACTTGTTCCACCAACAAGAAACCCTCTCTCCCCATGACTAATAACAGTATTAAAAGTAGCTCTGAATGTGTAGTTCTTTGCCCTCAAAGGCAGCTTTGAGCTTTCAGTTATTTTTGTGCTGCTTGCCTTTTGACAGGTGGTTTTATGGGAAGATTCGTCGAGCCGAAGCTGAAGAACTGCTGAGCAAACAGAGAGTGGATGGAGCCTTTCTCATCCGGGAGAGTGAGAGCACTGTGGGGGATTTCACGCTTTCTGTCAAGTCAGTAGTCATTTCAATTACTCCACCACGAACGGCTGTTGAACCCACACTTGTCTTCCCTGATATTTCTTTTCACTCGACACACCtgattcacattcacacaagtTTGGGGAAATTCATTCGCCTGTTGAGACACAGTTATTGATTCTTACTTTATCTTTGTCATTTCCTGAAAATAACCGTTACCGTGCGCTCTAAATGAAAAACTCTGTTTACAAAAATTGGTGTAGAAAAGTGGAAAACATCATCCTTTTATGCGTGACATACTAAAATCTATCACTTTGTTTATGCTTTTGAAAGGCTGCAGAGTTTCTCCCTCACAGtgactgtcagacagacagagacaaagaattACAGCAGTGATTTCATCTGTCTCGGTTCTGCAGCCTTGACTTGACCCAGCAGACACATTTCACACTCACCGTTTTTACAAATCAAAACTTACTTTCAAGTCTAATCTCAGGAACATCGCCGTCTCGAACGCATAAAAACGAGTGAAAGGTGGTGAAGCGGTTCGTATTCAtaatttaaaatctaatttaaaacGTATTCACTAACTGTTGCTGTTAGATTATCGACTGATAGAGATTTGTTGCCAGTTGAAAAGCTGCTCTGGTATTACTGTGCTGGTATTGCTGTGCTGGTATTGCTGTGCCGGCTCACTGTCACCCTGTCATGATTTACTGGGACACCCTAATAGAAAGGAGCTGTTGTTAATGTGATGATATGAACGTAATCTGAATAGAACagtgtgttgttttctctctgtcttttatcagctctctctctctctctctctctctctctctctctctctctctttgagaAAAGTGTTCAGTGACAATCTGACAGCCGAATCCTTgatcttttaacattttgtcaaaACGAGCTGTCACCGACTCTCCCGTGTATGTGATGGCGGAATGTGACCTCGCCGGGTCTCACTCTCATTTATGATGCAACTCAATGAAACGCATGTTGGGCTTCGTTCTCACAGCCTCTCTTGTAGTGCAGCCAAAGTTACCTCCAGCACTTTAACGCTAACGAgtctgtgttttattacattcgcttcttcttctttggttattggtattttgttttgtagttgtgcagatgaattttctgacacttgtttgatttacatttttttatgtactCAGGTGTTCCTTGAAAATTAGGTTACAATCTCAGTTGGCTTTTCCCCAATAGACCAAGATGAATGTTGCGgaaaaattgattaatttatttgatttgtttagGTTGTTACTgaagtacttttttttattttcaacactTTTGGTTATTATAAAATCATTCAAATCCCCTGGTTTAGTTTTCCATTTAACAAATCATTTCCCTGCTGTTTGTAACATCTTAAAGATTGTTCTGGTTATGGTTCACTGTTTCTCCTGTGAATCATCTTTCACACCCCAAAGGttcattttaaagttgaaaGTCTGTGAAATCCTGCGTGTGTGCGGTGCTTTGAGTTTCTTCAGGAATCATTTTATCTTTGAATTAATGATGATGTCCCTCCcacaacacattttcagttttacatcaTTTACTACACTCTGTATTCAGTTGCAATAATACTACCAAGTTTTAACAGTGTCGCTGTCCTTCATGTTTCCATCCTCTGCAGGACCGGCAATGACGTCCAGCACTTCAAGGTCCTGCGTGACGGCTCGGGGA
The DNA window shown above is from Thunnus maccoyii chromosome 2, fThuMac1.1, whole genome shotgun sequence and carries:
- the grb2a gene encoding growth factor receptor-bound protein 2a, coding for MEAIAICEFNGTGDDELSFKLGQQLKIMTETSDPNWYKAELNGREGLIPRNYVTVKPHKWFYGKIRRAEAEELLSKQRVDGAFLIRESESTVGDFTLSVKTGNDVQHFKVLRDGSGKYFLWVVKFNSLNQLVEYHYTSSVSRSQTIMLRDMEEIQPQQST